The DNA window TACCTACCATTGTTAGCCGTTGCCAAGTGTTTAATTTCCGCACTTTGTCTGTTCAGGCAATTGTGCAGCACATCAGTATTGTAGCAGATGCAGAATCTATTTCTATTGATGATGAGGCACTAACAGCGATCGCTCGACTCAGCGATGGTGGACTACGGGATGCACTGCAATTACTGGGTCAGGTGAGTCTTTTAGATGAAGATATCACTGCTAATCATCTCATGGAAATCGCTGGTGGTGTTACAGAAACAGAATTAATGTCAATTTTACAGGCAATATCCACCAACAACACCTTTAACTTGCTGCAAGTAGCGAGACTTCTAGTGGACTCTGGTAAAACGCCCAAATTGATTCTCTCCAACTTACTGCAAACATACCGAGATTTACTGATTATCAAGTCTGCACCCAAAGAGCAGTCCCTGCTGACTGGTTGTATTAGCTATGCTCAACTCAAGGTTTTAGCAAATCACTGGAATTTCGAGACGCTTAACTTGTCTCTAACAGAGTTACAAAAAGCAGAAAACTATCTTCGGTACACAGTAAATGCTGCTGTGTGGCTAGAAGTTTGCTTACTGAACCTGATGCCCAGTTTATTTCCTGTCAGTGCAACCAAGACGCTAACTGCTAAACCTGTAGATGACAAAGGGCATGATGGCAAATTGTTACCAGCAGTTGCAGCTAATACTGCTAACCTGGCTCAAATTTGGCAGCAGGTGATGGATACAGCTAAACCCAGCAATCAAAAGCTGTTGGCTCATGCAAATCTCGTTAAATTGCAAGATGAAAAGGCAATTTTAGAGGTTACACCAGCTTATTTGAATAAGTTTGAGAGTAGTAAAGAGGCGATCGCTAAAATGCTGCAACGGGCTACCCAAAGTCAACAACCAATGACTGTGTTAATTAAAACTGCCAACAAGAGCAGTAACGGGAGGGTAAAAGCATGATTGTCTTGCTGACAGGTGACGACCAACACGCCATTCAGGAACAGCTGAACCAATACAAAGCAGAGATTGATGCTCAATGGCTCACACTTTGCTATCACCGATTTCCAGCCGATCGCCTTGACCAAGCTATCAGTGTAGCTCGCACTCGTTCCCTGACTGGTGGTAAAAAACTGGTGATTGTCGAAAATTGCCACCTCAAGCAGTGGGGTGATACTGAGTTAGAAACTTTGCAGCAGCTTGTTCAAGTGCCTGAATTCACAATTCTGGTGTTTGTCGCCACCAATGTAGATAAGCGCCTGAAGATTTACAAACATATTGTCAAGTATGCCAAGTTGTTTGAGTTTCCATTGATACCACCTTGGCGTACTGATTTAATTGAAAAAGCGATCGCGACTCAGGCTAAAAA is part of the Nostoc sp. 'Peltigera membranacea cyanobiont' N6 genome and encodes:
- the dnaX gene encoding DNA polymerase III subunit gamma/tau — encoded protein: MSTVALHQKYRPQTIAELVGQPYIKTALTNAVKYLQIAPAYLFTGSRGTGKTSTARIFAKSLNCLNSKKPTDQPCGICQSCRSIETSNSLDVSEIDAASNNGVDDARALIERSTLAPVAGRYRIFILDECHCLTGNAFNALLKCIEEPPPHVVFILCTTELHKVLPTIVSRCQVFNFRTLSVQAIVQHISIVADAESISIDDEALTAIARLSDGGLRDALQLLGQVSLLDEDITANHLMEIAGGVTETELMSILQAISTNNTFNLLQVARLLVDSGKTPKLILSNLLQTYRDLLIIKSAPKEQSLLTGCISYAQLKVLANHWNFETLNLSLTELQKAENYLRYTVNAAVWLEVCLLNLMPSLFPVSATKTLTAKPVDDKGHDGKLLPAVAANTANLAQIWQQVMDTAKPSNQKLLAHANLVKLQDEKAILEVTPAYLNKFESSKEAIAKMLQRATQSQQPMTVLIKTANKSSNGRVKA